From the Chitinispirillales bacterium genome, one window contains:
- a CDS encoding ABC transporter ATP-binding protein, whose product MIKANNISKKFGTKEILYNVSFEILPGEILGLVGLNGAGKTTLVRLLLGLINADKGTSQILGEIPTPKNSSILRKTGIVLENDGFNANLTFRENLNFFAKIKRVKKDDLQKYIDENCTELDAKKTPVKFFSKGERMQCAIARAFLGDPKAVILDEPTTGLDYEQCEKFFKIVTNSQKNGGAVIISSHNFFAVGRLCTKIVELKDAKISEISKNFLEEKRKYG is encoded by the coding sequence ATGATAAAAGCAAACAATATTTCAAAGAAATTCGGAACAAAAGAAATTTTGTACAACGTTTCGTTTGAGATTTTACCCGGCGAAATTTTAGGGCTCGTCGGTTTGAACGGCGCGGGGAAAACAACGCTCGTCCGTCTGCTTTTGGGCTTAATAAACGCAGACAAAGGAACCTCGCAAATTCTTGGAGAAATTCCTACGCCGAAAAATTCGTCTATCTTGCGGAAAACAGGAATAGTCCTTGAAAACGACGGGTTTAATGCGAATTTAACTTTTCGCGAAAATTTGAACTTTTTTGCAAAAATAAAAAGAGTGAAAAAAGACGACTTGCAAAAATATATCGACGAGAATTGCACCGAATTAGACGCTAAAAAAACGCCCGTAAAATTTTTTTCCAAAGGCGAAAGAATGCAGTGCGCTATAGCAAGAGCGTTTTTAGGCGACCCGAAAGCCGTTATTTTAGACGAACCTACGACAGGTCTTGATTATGAGCAATGCGAAAAATTTTTTAAAATTGTCACAAATTCACAAAAAAACGGCGGCGCCGTAATAATAAGTTCGCATAATTTTTTCGCCGTCGGCAGACTATGCACAAAAATTGTCGAGTTAAAAGACGCAAAAATAAGCGAAATTTCAAAAAATTTTCTAGAAGAAAAGAGAAAATATGGATGA
- a CDS encoding peptidoglycan DD-metalloendopeptidase family protein produces MKKFTILIILFVQFAFSANSYESIEKKIKRNKEKSDSLQSLIAESEKKISELSKKENEQLSQLNEMEKAIETSKLLIVDVSKQIDSLRIQKEETEKTLDDTQNLLTGRKEVMKSRLIKMYKTGKPNFLSLIIGASSPDELISRIRYMQDLNKYDRNLIDKIKLNERKLSEQTKIYEAENELLKELFEQRLEENERMKSQVLSRKEFLDELRNEKNKWETSIEEFKSAQVELNKIVRDLTSEIIKQSQSVKSNFSDNKGKLSWPVIGKIIGSYGKIVHPEYKTTISNNGIDIEAPIGTPIKSVAAGAVEFVGRMRGYGKLMIINHYGGFLTIYAHLNENFFEKGAKVSEGAVIGSVGESGSLEGSKLHFEVRNDNNALNPIEWLKSKP; encoded by the coding sequence TTGAAAAAATTTACGATTTTAATAATCTTATTTGTTCAGTTTGCGTTTTCTGCAAATTCATACGAGAGTATTGAAAAAAAAATAAAAAGAAATAAGGAAAAATCCGATTCGCTGCAAAGTTTGATCGCCGAAAGCGAAAAAAAAATATCCGAACTTTCGAAAAAAGAAAACGAACAACTTTCTCAACTGAATGAAATGGAGAAAGCGATTGAAACGAGTAAACTGTTAATTGTCGACGTTTCAAAACAAATTGATTCGTTAAGAATACAAAAAGAAGAAACCGAGAAAACTTTGGACGACACGCAAAATTTATTAACCGGACGAAAGGAAGTTATGAAATCCCGTCTTATAAAAATGTACAAGACGGGTAAGCCTAACTTTTTATCTTTAATTATAGGAGCGAGTTCTCCCGACGAACTTATAAGCCGTATAAGATACATGCAAGATCTAAATAAATACGACAGAAATTTGATTGATAAAATAAAATTAAACGAGCGAAAACTTTCCGAACAAACAAAAATTTACGAGGCTGAGAACGAACTTTTAAAAGAACTGTTTGAACAACGGCTTGAAGAAAACGAAAGGATGAAATCGCAGGTATTATCCCGAAAGGAATTTCTTGACGAGTTGCGTAACGAAAAAAATAAATGGGAAACTTCAATTGAAGAATTTAAGAGCGCGCAAGTCGAATTAAACAAAATTGTAAGAGATTTAACAAGCGAGATAATAAAACAATCGCAAAGCGTAAAATCAAACTTTTCGGACAATAAAGGAAAACTGTCATGGCCGGTAATAGGAAAAATTATAGGAAGTTATGGTAAAATCGTTCATCCGGAATATAAAACTACGATCTCAAATAACGGTATAGATATTGAAGCGCCGATTGGAACCCCGATAAAATCAGTCGCTGCCGGCGCCGTAGAATTTGTGGGAAGGATGCGCGGCTACGGAAAACTTATGATAATAAATCATTACGGCGGTTTTTTGACTATTTATGCGCATTTAAACGAAAACTTTTTTGAAAAAGGAGCGAAAGTAAGCGAAGGCGCCGTTATCGGTTCTGTCGGAGAATCCGGCTCGCTTGAAGGAAGCAAACTCCATTTTGAAGTTAGAAACGACAACAATGCGTTAAATCCGATTGAATGGCTTAAAAGTAAACCGTAA
- a CDS encoding flavin reductase: MHNTRKINDDVFWVGSNDKRLALFENAFPIPSGVSYNSYLVLDEKNILLDCVDKSAGKVFFENLHYLLQDKKLDFVVINHVEPDHCATLDELVLRYPDVKIIGNARTISTIKQFFDFDYGKQTIVVKEGDEICSGKHKFVFYMTAMVHWPEVMVTYDAVDKYLYSADAFGTFGTINGNIFADETDFERDFLDEARRYYTNIAGKYGMQVQAALKKATTLEISTILPLHGPIWRKNLGWFIDKYQKWSSYTPEEEGVLIAYASVYGNTENAANILATKLAEFGIKKIAVFDVSVSHPSFVLSQAFRFSHIVFASTTYNSGIFVNMETLLRDIAAHNLQNRTIAFIENGTWAAQSEKQMKEILLPLKNINYLENSVSLKSSVKKNNLAEIENLAKNIVNSFSAQKSAKDRILHENKIEPNSFFKLTYGLFVLTSSQNGKDGGCIINTVMQITDSPKKRIAVAVNKTNFTHDLIVSSGIFNVSALTTDSNFDIFKRFGFQSGRDVNKFAEFEEFCEKSENNLYYLKQNTNAFFSAKVVSENDFETHSLFIAEITEASVLSNVDSLSYRYYFENIKPKPAAKPQNSSKKTYVCKICGYIHETDDDLPDDFICPLCKHGKNDMELQ; the protein is encoded by the coding sequence ATGCACAATACGAGAAAAATCAACGACGATGTTTTTTGGGTAGGCTCAAACGACAAACGACTTGCGCTGTTTGAAAATGCGTTTCCGATTCCAAGCGGGGTTTCTTACAATTCTTATTTGGTTTTGGACGAAAAAAACATACTGCTTGATTGCGTTGACAAATCGGCGGGTAAGGTGTTTTTTGAGAATCTGCACTATCTTTTACAAGACAAAAAACTTGATTTTGTTGTGATAAACCATGTCGAGCCTGACCACTGCGCAACGCTTGACGAGTTGGTTTTGCGCTATCCCGACGTAAAAATAATCGGCAATGCGAGAACTATTTCAACGATTAAGCAATTCTTCGATTTTGATTACGGCAAACAAACTATAGTTGTAAAAGAAGGAGACGAAATTTGCAGCGGAAAACACAAATTCGTTTTTTATATGACGGCGATGGTTCATTGGCCCGAAGTTATGGTAACGTATGACGCTGTCGATAAATATTTGTATTCGGCAGACGCTTTTGGGACTTTCGGAACGATCAACGGAAACATTTTTGCCGATGAAACGGATTTTGAGCGTGATTTTTTGGACGAAGCGCGACGGTATTATACAAATATCGCAGGAAAATACGGTATGCAGGTTCAGGCGGCTCTTAAAAAGGCGACTACGCTTGAAATTTCTACGATACTCCCGCTTCACGGACCGATTTGGCGTAAAAATCTCGGCTGGTTTATCGATAAATATCAAAAATGGAGTTCTTACACACCCGAAGAGGAAGGGGTTTTGATCGCCTACGCTTCTGTTTACGGGAACACAGAAAACGCAGCAAACATTCTTGCGACGAAACTTGCGGAATTTGGCATAAAAAAGATCGCCGTATTTGACGTTTCCGTTTCGCATCCGTCGTTTGTACTTTCTCAGGCGTTTAGATTTAGCCATATTGTTTTTGCCAGTACGACTTATAATTCGGGAATTTTTGTGAATATGGAAACGCTTCTGCGCGATATTGCGGCGCATAATTTGCAAAATCGAACGATTGCGTTTATTGAAAACGGTACGTGGGCGGCACAGTCCGAAAAGCAAATGAAAGAAATTTTGCTTCCACTTAAAAACATAAATTATTTGGAAAATTCCGTTTCGCTGAAATCAAGCGTCAAGAAAAATAATTTAGCGGAAATTGAAAATTTGGCAAAGAATATCGTAAATTCGTTTTCTGCGCAAAAAAGCGCTAAAGATCGGATTTTACATGAAAACAAAATTGAGCCGAATTCGTTTTTCAAACTAACTTACGGGCTTTTTGTTTTGACTTCGTCGCAAAACGGCAAAGACGGCGGCTGTATTATTAATACGGTTATGCAAATTACCGATTCGCCAAAGAAACGAATCGCCGTCGCGGTAAATAAGACGAATTTCACACACGATTTGATTGTAAGTTCTGGAATTTTTAACGTTTCTGCGCTCACAACCGATTCGAATTTCGATATTTTTAAGAGATTCGGATTTCAAAGCGGTCGCGATGTGAATAAATTCGCCGAATTTGAAGAATTTTGTGAAAAAAGCGAAAATAATTTATATTATCTCAAACAGAATACGAACGCTTTTTTCTCGGCAAAAGTGGTTTCTGAAAACGATTTTGAGACTCACTCGCTTTTTATCGCCGAAATTACGGAGGCGTCGGTTTTGTCGAACGTCGATTCGCTTTCGTATCGATACTATTTTGAAAATATCAAACCTAAACCCGCGGCAAAACCGCAGAATTCGAGTAAAAAGACATATGTTTGCAAAATCTGCGGATATATTCATGAAACCGACGACGATTTGCCAGACGATTTTATTTGCCCTCTGTGCAAACACGGTAAAAACGATATGGAATTGCAGTAA
- a CDS encoding PilT/PilU family type 4a pilus ATPase: MDYKSLLNAMTKQNASDLHLRVGCPPFFRIHGTLIPAKMPDVTLEEMQSVLKEILTQEQIKNFSDHQEIDAGLSVPGVGRYRINVYSQRSTPAIAFRSIKFDIPPFDSLNVPEPIRKIAMKPRGLILVTGTTGSGKSTLLASMIDIINSNQKVNIISIEDPIEFLHRNKMATIAQREVGTDTSSYFEALKAAMRQDPDVILLGEIRDEETMMGALTAADTGHLVLSTLHTMNTTETVSRAVSFFSYHQHDQIRLMLSSVLAAVISMRLVPKKGGGLIPACEIMINNSNVEECLKNPDQLKMINEAIAAGNKIYGSQTFDQSLEQLYRNDLVEFDIAKAFASNPDDFELKVVGGISGASDRAADGFDSF, from the coding sequence ATGGACTACAAAAGTCTTTTAAATGCGATGACGAAACAAAACGCTTCGGACTTACATTTGCGAGTAGGATGCCCGCCGTTTTTTAGAATACATGGAACGCTTATTCCAGCTAAAATGCCGGATGTGACGCTTGAAGAAATGCAAAGCGTTTTGAAAGAAATTTTAACGCAGGAACAAATAAAAAATTTCTCAGACCATCAGGAAATCGACGCGGGACTTTCAGTTCCTGGCGTAGGGCGTTATCGTATAAATGTTTATAGTCAGAGAAGCACTCCGGCTATCGCTTTTAGAAGTATAAAATTTGATATTCCTCCGTTTGATTCGCTTAACGTTCCGGAACCTATACGTAAAATCGCAATGAAACCTAGGGGGCTTATTTTAGTCACCGGAACCACGGGTTCCGGTAAATCTACGCTTTTGGCTTCAATGATAGACATAATAAATTCAAATCAAAAAGTCAATATTATTTCAATAGAAGACCCTATAGAATTTTTGCATAGAAATAAAATGGCGACAATTGCACAGCGTGAAGTCGGTACGGACACGAGCTCATATTTTGAAGCGTTAAAAGCGGCGATGCGTCAAGATCCCGACGTGATTTTGCTAGGTGAAATTCGAGACGAGGAGACAATGATGGGGGCTCTTACCGCCGCCGATACGGGACATTTGGTTTTGAGTACTTTGCACACGATGAATACGACCGAAACGGTGTCGCGTGCGGTTTCGTTTTTCTCGTATCATCAGCACGATCAAATTAGACTTATGCTTTCAAGCGTTCTTGCGGCGGTAATTTCCATGCGCCTTGTTCCCAAAAAAGGCGGCGGCTTAATTCCCGCTTGTGAAATCATGATAAATAATTCTAACGTAGAGGAATGCCTAAAAAATCCCGATCAATTAAAAATGATAAACGAAGCGATTGCCGCAGGAAATAAAATATATGGAAGCCAAACGTTTGACCAGTCGCTTGAACAACTTTACAGAAACGATTTAGTAGAATTTGACATAGCGAAAGCGTTTGCGAGCAATCCAGACGACTTTGAGCTCAAAGTCGTCGGCGGAATTTCCGGAGCCTCAGACAGAGCGGCGGACGGATTTGACAGTTTTTAA
- a CDS encoding T9SS type A sorting domain-containing protein produces MRNSIIILFVLLSISISYSQQIRIPVSSVNSPTTIELYNLKGQKVFTQELLKYNSAPISLSNNLSKQIYVMRIKNANSVITRKFTPDTKIRFVGNFANTDKVPANETVRNPEISYQKMLRSETLGDSVTNIIFINGMLNTPLMAEENLHRIRLAYEDKLNTEEFPGDYIFTLGYNQTHGMIHDFSEVMFQWSKEFGESGNALEWLAPIIDEEYYEEAMGFSANIRGGSDNRKKFLQRIAEFILKFKIEAVTASHSQTTGELRKITDDSFENKQRVIIISHSQGNLYANELIDYYNQNNKEEEMLRTGVLNIAPPTVSPSKLWWYTNSDDAVINNSRKNFNQNILPGFENYVISDDEDPRERRRHGFWTSYFHDNLRSRLLIDSVFFDYCENLPFEPTYHPDDVAQINNLIVYHGLDWEYDNPKNWNKDYISWTDTTTNKRITRLHMAWPNILSGDVSLDLQTLDSLLIGNSQISSLDISNNTELTHLDVAGNLLTSLDLTNNKKLTNLICWGNYFSEDICP; encoded by the coding sequence ATGAGAAATAGTATAATAATTCTCTTTGTTTTGTTGTCGATAAGCATTTCTTATTCGCAGCAAATACGAATACCCGTCTCTTCCGTGAACAGTCCGACAACCATAGAGTTATACAATCTTAAAGGACAGAAAGTTTTTACTCAGGAGCTCTTAAAATATAATTCCGCTCCGATTTCGCTCTCAAATAATTTGAGCAAGCAAATTTACGTTATGCGAATAAAAAACGCTAACAGCGTAATTACCCGTAAATTTACACCCGATACAAAAATACGCTTTGTAGGCAATTTTGCCAATACCGATAAGGTTCCAGCGAACGAAACGGTACGCAATCCCGAAATCTCGTACCAAAAAATGCTTCGTTCGGAAACGCTCGGCGATTCCGTAACGAACATAATTTTTATAAATGGAATGTTAAATACTCCACTAATGGCAGAGGAAAATTTGCATCGTATCCGACTGGCTTACGAAGATAAATTAAATACAGAGGAATTTCCGGGGGATTATATATTTACTCTCGGCTACAACCAAACACACGGCATGATACACGATTTTTCCGAAGTTATGTTTCAATGGTCGAAAGAATTCGGCGAATCCGGAAACGCTTTAGAATGGCTGGCGCCTATAATTGACGAAGAATACTATGAAGAGGCGATGGGATTTTCCGCCAATATTCGAGGCGGTTCGGATAACAGAAAGAAATTTTTGCAAAGAATCGCCGAATTTATACTTAAATTCAAAATCGAAGCGGTAACCGCGTCACATAGCCAAACGACAGGCGAATTAAGAAAAATAACGGACGACAGTTTTGAAAACAAACAACGGGTGATAATTATTTCGCATTCGCAGGGGAATTTATACGCTAACGAGTTAATTGATTATTACAATCAAAATAATAAAGAAGAAGAAATGCTCAGAACGGGAGTTTTGAATATAGCTCCTCCCACCGTTTCTCCGTCTAAATTATGGTGGTACACAAACAGTGACGACGCCGTAATAAATAATTCGAGAAAAAATTTTAACCAAAATATATTGCCGGGATTTGAAAACTATGTCATATCCGACGACGAAGACCCGCGGGAACGCAGAAGACACGGTTTTTGGACATCGTATTTTCACGATAATTTAAGAAGCAGACTCTTAATCGACAGCGTATTTTTCGATTATTGTGAAAATTTGCCGTTTGAGCCTACTTATCACCCCGACGACGTAGCGCAAATTAATAATTTGATTGTATATCACGGTCTTGATTGGGAGTACGATAATCCTAAGAATTGGAATAAAGATTATATTTCATGGACAGACACGACGACAAACAAAAGAATTACCCGTTTGCATATGGCATGGCCCAATATATTATCCGGCGACGTATCGCTTGATTTGCAGACGCTTGATTCTTTGCTGATTGGAAATAGTCAAATAAGTTCGTTGGATATATCAAATAATACGGAACTGACACATCTGGATGTCGCCGGCAATCTACTGACATCGCTGGATCTGACAAATAATAAAAAACTGACAAATTTGATTTGTTGGGGTAATTATTTTTCGGAGGACATTTGTCCTTGA
- a CDS encoding aminopeptidase P family protein codes for MINRFEKANILLKKFNADYILINGGFAARYFSGFHSSNVFLLYSPEQKFLLTDFRYKTKASDFCEKENWEFIEIKNGEFCKGIDKIIKKSSKLLIQDNVLTLENFEIYKKNIKNVLKFIPAGKEINALFYIKTENERNSIKQAAKIGDISFSQWCLQIKEGMSEFEAAQLLNIITLQNGSEKSAFDTIVLFGENSSFPHGVPSKTKILKKGDFILSDFGCTVDGFCSDMTRTICFGEPKREHVEIYNIVFEAQKIGLDAVKAGVKANEADKKIRDFIAGKGFGENFGHGSGHCIGLNVHENPALNTRDETILEEGMILTIEPGIYIPSIVGVRIEDMVIVGEKSCEIITKTAKNFIEI; via the coding sequence ATGATTAACAGATTTGAAAAGGCGAACATTTTACTAAAAAAATTTAATGCCGATTACATTTTAATAAACGGCGGTTTTGCCGCTCGTTATTTTTCAGGATTTCATTCTTCAAACGTGTTTTTACTATATTCGCCGGAACAAAAATTCCTTTTAACGGATTTTCGGTACAAAACAAAAGCGTCCGATTTTTGTGAAAAAGAAAATTGGGAGTTTATTGAAATAAAAAACGGTGAATTTTGTAAAGGAATAGATAAAATTATAAAAAAATCTTCAAAATTATTGATTCAAGACAATGTTTTGACGCTTGAAAATTTTGAAATATACAAAAAAAATATAAAGAATGTTTTAAAATTTATTCCCGCCGGAAAAGAAATAAATGCGCTTTTTTATATAAAGACGGAAAACGAAAGAAATTCAATTAAACAAGCGGCTAAAATCGGAGATATTTCGTTTTCACAGTGGTGTTTGCAAATAAAAGAAGGTATGTCCGAATTTGAGGCGGCGCAGCTTTTAAATATAATTACACTTCAAAACGGAAGCGAAAAATCGGCGTTTGACACGATAGTGCTTTTCGGTGAAAACTCGTCTTTTCCTCACGGAGTTCCAAGCAAAACAAAAATTCTCAAAAAGGGAGATTTTATTCTGAGCGATTTCGGCTGCACCGTTGACGGATTTTGTTCGGATATGACGCGGACGATTTGTTTTGGAGAACCCAAAAGAGAACATGTTGAAATTTATAATATTGTTTTTGAAGCGCAAAAGATAGGTTTGGACGCGGTTAAAGCCGGCGTAAAGGCTAATGAAGCGGACAAAAAGATTCGTGATTTTATTGCGGGTAAAGGTTTCGGTGAAAATTTCGGTCACGGATCCGGACATTGCATAGGGTTAAATGTTCACGAGAATCCCGCTTTGAATACTCGTGACGAAACTATTCTTGAAGAAGGAATGATATTGACGATAGAACCCGGGATTTATATACCTTCTATTGTCGGCGTCAGAATAGAAGATATGGTTATCGTCGGCGAAAAATCTTGTGAAATTATAACAAAAACGGCAAAAAATTTTATTGAAATATAA